A region from the uncultured Macellibacteroides sp. genome encodes:
- a CDS encoding POTRA domain-containing protein: MYKRIVLFFIFLGFAFGAFAQESDTTKVEKESGEVPVISYSLSPQKYKIEDIKITGVKNYDDFVLIGFSGLSVGDMVSVPGEEITAAVNRFWKHGLFSDVKILASKIQDDKVWLEIRLKQRPRISEVNYNGIKKGEREDLEAKLNLKKGFQVTPNLIDRAKIVIKKFFDGKGFKNVDVQIVQKDDVSKEGEVIVDINIDKHEKTKINQIFFTGNSMLKNADLKKAMKKTNEKFSLKRDFKTSFKEMFSTKKFVTEEYENDKKNIIGKYNELGYRDAVLLSDSVVNHDDKTVDIYLSIDEGHKYYLKDVTFVGNTQYATDYLQAILGMKAGDVYNQKKLGERLSSEDDAVSNVYYNNGYLFFGADPVEVEVENDSIALEIRIQEGPQATINRIIINGNDRLYEDIVRRELRTKPGMLFSREDLIRSVRELAQMGHFDPENMNPNPVPDAENGTVDIQYNLVSKANDQVEFSAGWGQTGVIGKLSLKFTNFSMKNFLNPSTYKGIIPQGEGQTLTLSGQTNGRYYQAYSVSFMDPWFGGKRPNTLSVSAYFSMQSDVSSNYLSSSSYGYNPYYGSGYGYGGYGSGYGSGYGNYGSSYGNYELAYDPDKSIKMLGLSVGYGKRLNWPDDYFQFMLTLNYQLYMMKDWAYFLVQNGNSHNINLELMLQRNSVDNPLYTRKGSQFSVSVSATPPYSSWDGKDYASMSDNDEGKFNFIEYHKWKFKAKIFSPLTPLTVKRTPVLMSRIEYGFLGYYNKHKRSPFETFYMGGDGMSGYSSTYATETIGLRGYENGSIAGNNGYNSYGYAYSRLAMELRYPFLLEPTSTIYGLVFAEAGNAWQNLKDFSPFDLKRSAGVGVRIFLPMIGMMGIDWAYGFDKVNGSRTSGGSNFHFIIGQEF, from the coding sequence ATGTACAAAAGAATAGTGCTGTTTTTTATTTTTCTTGGCTTTGCTTTCGGAGCTTTTGCCCAGGAAAGTGACACTACAAAGGTTGAGAAAGAATCGGGCGAAGTTCCGGTTATTTCATATTCGTTATCACCGCAGAAATATAAGATTGAAGACATCAAGATAACGGGTGTAAAGAATTATGATGATTTTGTGTTAATCGGATTCTCCGGATTATCGGTTGGGGATATGGTATCTGTTCCCGGAGAGGAAATTACAGCTGCTGTAAATCGTTTCTGGAAACATGGCCTTTTTTCCGATGTGAAAATTCTGGCAAGTAAGATACAGGATGATAAAGTCTGGCTGGAAATCAGGTTAAAACAGCGTCCACGTATTTCGGAAGTTAATTACAATGGAATAAAAAAAGGAGAACGCGAAGACCTTGAAGCCAAACTTAATCTGAAAAAAGGATTCCAGGTTACTCCAAACTTGATTGACCGGGCTAAAATTGTTATTAAGAAATTCTTCGACGGAAAAGGATTCAAAAACGTTGATGTGCAGATCGTGCAGAAAGACGATGTTTCCAAAGAAGGCGAAGTTATCGTTGATATCAATATCGACAAACACGAAAAAACAAAAATCAATCAGATTTTCTTTACGGGGAATAGCATGCTAAAGAATGCTGACCTGAAGAAGGCGATGAAGAAGACGAATGAAAAGTTTTCATTGAAGCGTGATTTCAAAACCAGCTTTAAGGAAATGTTCAGTACAAAGAAATTTGTGACAGAAGAATACGAAAACGACAAAAAGAATATCATCGGTAAGTATAATGAATTGGGTTACCGCGATGCTGTACTTTTATCTGATAGCGTTGTTAATCATGATGATAAGACTGTCGATATTTATCTATCGATTGATGAAGGGCATAAGTATTACCTTAAAGATGTAACTTTTGTAGGAAACACTCAATATGCAACTGATTATTTGCAGGCTATCCTTGGAATGAAAGCAGGAGATGTGTATAATCAAAAGAAGCTTGGCGAACGTTTATCAAGCGAAGATGATGCGGTTTCTAACGTTTACTACAATAATGGTTATTTGTTTTTTGGAGCAGATCCTGTTGAAGTGGAAGTGGAAAATGACTCCATCGCATTGGAAATTCGTATTCAGGAAGGTCCGCAGGCAACTATCAACCGTATTATTATTAACGGTAACGATCGTTTATACGAAGATATTGTTCGCCGTGAGCTCCGTACTAAGCCGGGTATGTTGTTTAGCCGCGAAGACTTGATTCGTTCTGTTCGTGAGCTTGCTCAGATGGGACACTTTGACCCTGAAAATATGAATCCTAATCCTGTACCAGATGCAGAAAACGGAACAGTAGATATTCAGTATAATCTTGTATCAAAAGCAAACGACCAGGTTGAATTCTCTGCTGGTTGGGGGCAAACAGGTGTAATTGGTAAGTTGAGTCTTAAATTCACCAACTTCTCAATGAAAAACTTCTTGAATCCATCTACTTATAAAGGTATTATCCCTCAGGGTGAAGGTCAGACTTTAACATTGAGCGGACAGACCAATGGTCGTTATTACCAGGCATACAGTGTTTCCTTTATGGATCCATGGTTTGGAGGTAAGCGTCCAAATACTTTGTCGGTAAGTGCTTATTTCTCGATGCAGTCAGACGTTAGTAGTAACTATTTAAGTAGTAGCTCATACGGATACAATCCTTATTATGGATCAGGCTATGGTTACGGAGGTTACGGATCTGGTTACGGATCTGGTTACGGAAACTACGGAAGTTCTTATGGAAATTATGAACTTGCTTACGACCCTGATAAATCAATTAAAATGCTTGGATTGTCTGTTGGTTACGGTAAACGTCTTAATTGGCCTGATGACTATTTCCAGTTCATGCTTACATTGAACTATCAATTGTACATGATGAAAGATTGGGCATACTTCCTTGTTCAAAACGGAAACAGTCACAATATCAATTTGGAATTGATGTTGCAACGTAACTCTGTTGATAATCCATTGTATACACGTAAAGGTTCGCAGTTCTCTGTTTCTGTATCAGCCACACCTCCTTATTCTTCATGGGATGGAAAAGACTATGCTTCCATGTCTGACAATGATGAAGGTAAATTCAACTTTATAGAATACCACAAATGGAAGTTCAAAGCCAAGATATTCTCTCCGTTAACTCCGCTTACAGTAAAGCGGACGCCGGTGTTGATGTCTCGTATTGAATACGGATTCCTTGGTTACTATAATAAACACAAAAGATCACCTTTCGAAACATTCTATATGGGTGGCGACGGTATGAGTGGTTATTCAAGTACATATGCAACTGAAACGATTGGTCTTCGTGGTTACGAAAATGGTAGTATCGCCGGAAATAATGGTTATAACTCCTACGGATATGCCTACTCTCGTCTGGCAATGGAATTACGTTATCCTTTCCTTCTTGAAC